One Phycisphaera mikurensis NBRC 102666 DNA window includes the following coding sequences:
- a CDS encoding lysophospholipid acyltransferase family protein → MSRPGRAADRDLPAVWEPAVRGFTWYARRYVAKHFHAVRLLRASRPALSGLPREAPVLVVMNHAAWWDPMTCVVLRSITPMREGVSYAPIHAEMLERYGVFKRLGFFGVDPGSAAGGRAFLRAGVAALKTPGASLWVTGQGAFTDPRVRPVRLRPGLAHLCVRLARDPRAGRVVVLPLAVEYPFWHDKTPELLIAAGTPTPLPELAGEAGGVDAAQRALEGGLEDAMDRLAVAAERQDPARFDTVLGGTAGPGGIYGLWGRAKAWARGRPYVAEHGEDARG, encoded by the coding sequence GTGAGCCGGCCGGGGCGAGCCGCGGACCGCGACCTGCCGGCCGTCTGGGAGCCGGCGGTCCGCGGCTTCACCTGGTACGCCCGGCGGTACGTCGCCAAGCACTTCCACGCGGTGCGGCTGCTGCGGGCGAGCCGGCCGGCGCTGTCGGGCCTCCCCCGCGAGGCCCCGGTGCTGGTCGTGATGAACCACGCGGCCTGGTGGGACCCGATGACCTGCGTGGTCCTGCGCAGCATCACGCCGATGCGTGAGGGGGTCAGCTACGCGCCGATCCACGCGGAGATGCTCGAGCGCTACGGCGTCTTCAAGCGGCTGGGCTTCTTCGGCGTCGACCCGGGCAGCGCCGCCGGCGGCCGGGCCTTCCTGCGGGCCGGCGTCGCGGCGCTGAAGACGCCGGGGGCGTCGCTCTGGGTCACCGGGCAGGGCGCCTTCACCGACCCGCGGGTCCGGCCGGTCCGGCTGCGGCCGGGCCTCGCGCACCTCTGCGTCCGCCTCGCGAGGGATCCGCGCGCCGGCCGCGTCGTCGTGCTCCCGCTCGCGGTCGAGTACCCGTTCTGGCACGACAAGACCCCCGAGCTGCTGATCGCCGCCGGCACGCCGACGCCGCTCCCGGAGCTCGCGGGCGAGGCCGGCGGGGTCGACGCGGCGCAGCGGGCGCTGGAGGGCGGCCTCGAGGACGCGATGGACCGCCTCGCCGTCGCCGCCGAGCGGCAGGACCCCGCGCGCTTCGACACCGTGCTCGGCGGCACCGCCGGCCCCGGCGGGATCTACGGCCTCTGGGGCCGCGCAAAAGCTTGGGCACGCGGGCGGCCCTACGTCGCCGAGCACGGCGAAGACGCCCGCGGCTGA
- a CDS encoding VOC family protein — protein sequence MIKPKAFFPLVVTDELAACRHFFVSKFGFQPAFDEDWYLHLVHEGGAQLGFLVPDHPSQPSALHPRFAREGLVFSFEVENVDRAFEELGPPDADVVLPPKTEPWGQRHFLLAGPAGIVVDVIQNLDPALDAASPAASGAA from the coding sequence GTGATCAAGCCCAAGGCCTTCTTCCCGCTGGTGGTGACCGACGAGCTGGCCGCCTGCCGGCACTTCTTCGTGTCGAAGTTCGGCTTTCAGCCCGCTTTCGATGAAGACTGGTACCTCCACCTGGTGCACGAGGGCGGCGCCCAGCTCGGCTTCCTCGTGCCCGACCACCCCTCTCAGCCGAGCGCCCTCCACCCGCGTTTCGCACGGGAGGGGCTGGTGTTCTCCTTCGAGGTCGAGAACGTGGACCGGGCCTTCGAAGAGCTCGGGCCGCCGGACGCCGACGTCGTGCTGCCGCCGAAGACCGAGCCCTGGGGCCAGCGCCACTTCCTGCTCGCCGGACCCGCGGGCATCGTCGTGGACGTGATCCAGAACCTCGACCCGGCGCTCGATGCGGCTTCCCCGGCTGCCTCCGGAGCGGCGTAA
- a CDS encoding zinc ribbon domain-containing protein, whose translation MITIACPKCSAKLRVDPAYQGLTCRCTHCQSLLAIPSDAARMPVRLAAEGAEGSGARRSASTASGSSRSGSSRGSSRSGTQLQDVYSGNGSTAPALNVVQPPHEAAAPTQLISLQDRGSRGGSGGHQAAILAGAIGAGVLILTLGVVIVVMITSKAPPAGPATAYASTERRSLFQPEPEPAATPPLRVAAAPAVAATPEPAKPAEAPEDPDNPMGWNTPTVLRQPIAGHTAVLVDAVEQSRGWIDDVNATLLATLSRNGDGEKVSVFYVHDGEVSRLPRQPLAPGRALRASLAKLQEQAPAAGRKGFYDGLHAALGARPDHVIVITGRREWDKAADYVLGRVTDAPSKPTFSVVSLGGPNADLDRITAATGGELDDLSPRTVRSWVR comes from the coding sequence ATGATCACCATCGCCTGCCCCAAATGTTCCGCCAAGCTGCGGGTGGATCCCGCCTACCAGGGCCTCACCTGCCGGTGCACGCACTGCCAGTCGCTGCTGGCCATCCCCAGCGACGCGGCCCGCATGCCGGTCCGCCTCGCCGCGGAGGGCGCGGAGGGCTCGGGCGCGCGACGCTCCGCGTCGACGGCCTCGGGATCCTCGCGGTCGGGCTCCTCGCGTGGCTCGTCGCGCTCGGGCACGCAGCTGCAGGATGTCTACAGCGGCAACGGCAGCACCGCCCCGGCGCTCAACGTCGTGCAGCCGCCGCACGAAGCCGCGGCGCCGACCCAGCTCATCAGCCTCCAGGACCGGGGCTCCCGCGGCGGGAGCGGAGGCCACCAGGCCGCGATCCTCGCCGGCGCGATCGGCGCGGGCGTGCTGATCCTCACGCTGGGCGTGGTGATCGTCGTAATGATCACCTCCAAGGCCCCGCCGGCCGGCCCCGCCACCGCCTACGCCTCCACCGAGCGGCGCTCCTTGTTCCAGCCCGAGCCCGAGCCCGCCGCGACGCCCCCGCTCCGGGTGGCCGCTGCACCCGCCGTCGCCGCGACGCCCGAGCCCGCCAAGCCGGCCGAGGCTCCGGAGGATCCCGACAACCCGATGGGCTGGAACACCCCCACGGTGCTCCGCCAGCCGATCGCCGGGCACACCGCCGTGCTCGTCGACGCCGTCGAGCAGAGCCGGGGCTGGATCGACGACGTCAACGCGACGCTGCTCGCGACGCTCTCCCGCAACGGCGACGGCGAGAAGGTCAGCGTCTTCTACGTGCACGACGGCGAGGTCTCGCGGCTGCCGCGTCAGCCGCTCGCCCCCGGCCGGGCGCTGCGGGCGAGCCTGGCGAAGCTGCAGGAGCAGGCGCCCGCGGCCGGCCGGAAGGGCTTCTACGACGGCCTCCACGCGGCCTTGGGTGCCCGCCCCGACCACGTCATCGTGATCACCGGCCGCCGGGAGTGGGACAAGGCCGCCGACTACGTGCTCGGCCGCGTCACCGACGCGCCCTCCAAGCCGACCTTCAGCGTGGTCTCGCTCGGCGGCCCCAACGCGGACCTCGACCGCATCACCGCCGCCACCGGCGGCGAGCTCGACGACCTCAGCCCGCGGACGGTGCGCAGCTGGGTCCGCTGA
- a CDS encoding glycosyltransferase family 2 protein, with product MTWPLAASLVILALAALPAWMTFRNLGRFRRLPEAPAPPAGPGGLSVLIPARDEAAGIAGCVRAVLAAAGGVEPLEVVVLDDHSTDGTAAAVEALAAEDPRVRLERAPPLPEGWNGKQHACWVLAQRARHRRLAWIDADVRLRPGTLARLVAELDRNPAALVSGFPEQLTTSAGEDLVVPQIAAVLVGYLPMKRMRASTLPGFGAGCGQWFAADRDAYLGCGGHAAIRHSIHDGVALPRTFRRAGHLTDLFDGTGSATCRMYDDFRGTWAGFAKNATEAMATPVAILPWTTLLLGGWVLPWVLAAAWCLGAWPVPAWAALAPAALALATNLAVTRRFHQGVRAFLLRPVGIATLVAIQWYALARKLGGGKATWRGRTY from the coding sequence ATGACCTGGCCGCTGGCCGCTTCGCTCGTGATCCTGGCCCTCGCCGCCCTGCCCGCCTGGATGACCTTCCGCAACCTCGGGCGCTTCAGGCGGCTGCCCGAGGCGCCCGCCCCGCCGGCCGGGCCGGGCGGGCTCTCGGTGCTCATCCCCGCCCGCGACGAGGCGGCGGGCATCGCCGGCTGCGTGCGGGCGGTGCTCGCCGCGGCCGGCGGCGTCGAGCCGCTGGAGGTCGTGGTGCTCGACGACCACTCCACCGACGGCACGGCCGCCGCCGTGGAGGCCCTCGCCGCCGAAGACCCGCGGGTGCGCCTGGAGCGTGCGCCCCCGCTGCCGGAGGGGTGGAACGGCAAGCAGCACGCCTGCTGGGTGCTCGCCCAGCGTGCGAGACACCGCCGGCTCGCCTGGATCGACGCCGACGTGCGCCTCCGGCCCGGCACGCTCGCCCGCCTCGTCGCCGAGCTCGACCGCAACCCGGCCGCGCTGGTCTCGGGCTTCCCCGAGCAGCTCACGACCTCCGCCGGGGAGGACCTCGTGGTGCCGCAGATCGCCGCCGTGCTCGTGGGCTACCTGCCGATGAAGCGGATGCGCGCCTCGACCCTGCCGGGCTTCGGGGCCGGCTGCGGCCAGTGGTTCGCCGCCGACCGCGACGCCTACCTCGGCTGCGGCGGCCACGCGGCGATCCGCCACAGCATCCACGACGGCGTCGCCCTGCCGCGAACCTTCCGACGGGCCGGCCACCTCACCGATCTCTTCGACGGCACCGGCAGCGCGACCTGCCGCATGTACGACGACTTCCGCGGCACCTGGGCCGGCTTCGCCAAGAACGCGACCGAGGCGATGGCGACCCCGGTGGCGATCCTGCCCTGGACGACGCTGCTCCTGGGCGGCTGGGTCCTGCCCTGGGTGCTCGCCGCCGCTTGGTGCCTCGGCGCCTGGCCCGTCCCCGCGTGGGCGGCGCTGGCGCCCGCCGCGCTCGCGCTGGCGACCAATCTCGCGGTCACCCGCCGCTTCCACCAGGGCGTCCGCGCCTTCCTCCTGCGCCCCGTGGGCATCGCGACCCTCGTCGCCATCCAGTGGTACGCCCTGGCGCGGAAGCTCGGGGGCGGGAAAGCCACCTGGCGGGGCCGGACCTACTGA
- the tatC gene encoding twin-arginine translocase subunit TatC has translation MPPLDQLPPATPEAEDPPMPLGDHLDELRRRLVRALLGCGIALGVTVWYGPRLIAWIARPLLLAMDATGFPPQTYVTDPTAGFTGVYLPVTLVGALILASPWILVQLWQFVAVGLYKHERRAVYVLAPFSTIMTALGVGFTYFILLPVSLLFFLNFAATVYPPAQTGPPGPVMSVFLRAYGVPDHALAVGLEPVPLPDPAARTPAARLAAGAQPPAPAAAAGSADRADPAAFSLPVRGAEPAEPADGDVWVDRRDGKVKLFLGGEVRELATSSRSLVTPLPKLDEFIRFAVFMGLGVVAAFQVPVVMLLAGRTGLFDPEILAAGRRYALLGSLVVGAVLTPTDIISMMVLAVPLYLLFEFGLVLMRFGDRRRSSLAAAEEAR, from the coding sequence GTGCCGCCGCTCGACCAGCTCCCGCCCGCCACGCCCGAGGCGGAGGACCCGCCGATGCCCCTGGGCGACCACCTCGACGAGCTGCGCCGGCGGCTGGTGAGGGCGCTGCTGGGTTGCGGCATCGCCCTCGGCGTCACCGTGTGGTACGGGCCGCGGCTGATCGCGTGGATCGCCCGCCCGCTGCTGCTGGCGATGGACGCCACCGGGTTCCCGCCGCAGACCTACGTGACCGACCCGACCGCCGGCTTCACCGGCGTCTACCTGCCGGTGACGCTGGTGGGCGCCTTGATCCTCGCCTCGCCGTGGATCCTCGTGCAGCTCTGGCAGTTCGTCGCGGTCGGCCTGTACAAGCACGAGCGGCGGGCGGTGTACGTGCTCGCGCCCTTCAGCACGATCATGACCGCGCTGGGCGTGGGCTTCACGTACTTCATCCTGCTGCCGGTGTCGCTGCTGTTCTTCCTGAACTTCGCCGCGACGGTGTACCCGCCCGCCCAGACGGGCCCGCCGGGCCCGGTGATGAGCGTCTTCCTCCGCGCGTACGGCGTGCCGGACCACGCGCTGGCCGTGGGCTTGGAGCCGGTGCCGCTGCCCGATCCGGCCGCGCGGACCCCCGCGGCGCGGCTCGCCGCGGGGGCCCAGCCGCCCGCGCCGGCCGCGGCCGCCGGATCCGCGGACCGGGCCGACCCCGCCGCCTTCTCGCTCCCGGTCCGCGGCGCCGAGCCGGCCGAGCCCGCCGACGGCGACGTCTGGGTCGACCGCCGCGACGGGAAGGTCAAGCTGTTCCTCGGCGGCGAGGTCCGCGAGCTGGCGACCTCGTCGCGCAGCCTCGTGACGCCGCTGCCCAAGCTCGACGAGTTCATCCGCTTCGCGGTGTTCATGGGCCTGGGCGTCGTCGCCGCCTTCCAGGTGCCGGTGGTGATGCTGCTGGCCGGCCGCACCGGGCTCTTCGACCCGGAGATCCTCGCCGCCGGCCGCCGCTACGCCCTGCTTGGCAGCCTCGTCGTCGGTGCCGTGCTCACCCCCACCGACATCATCAGCATGATGGTGCTGGCGGTGCCGCTGTACCTGCTCTTCGAGTTCGGCCTCGTGCTGATGCGGTTCGGCGACCGGCGGCGGAGCTCGCTCGCGGCGGCGGAGGAGGCGCGCTGA
- a CDS encoding helix-turn-helix domain-containing protein, translated as MPDAIENLSEGAAWPVAAVFGSVTYPPGGSYGPRVQADVQLVVADSGSLRLQSDGAVLRLAAGEVVCQWPGAVEHWRFDAERPTTHRWVAMSFGEGSAPAVGAWAAEAPRTAAESPALRALSAAGLALRGDGSAGASAARLRLAAASLRGFLEGGAARGVGAHEDARLPPALRAMQAHIAAHAAEPTSLADLASAAHVTPSHLVRLSREHLGVTPVALLWETRVRRGLDLLKNTGLSVAEVADQCGFANPFHFSRRVKRATGKPPRALRG; from the coding sequence ATGCCCGACGCCATCGAGAACCTGTCCGAGGGCGCGGCTTGGCCGGTGGCGGCGGTCTTCGGATCGGTGACGTATCCCCCGGGCGGGAGCTACGGGCCGCGGGTTCAGGCGGACGTGCAGCTGGTCGTGGCCGACTCCGGGAGCCTGCGGCTTCAGAGCGACGGGGCGGTGCTGCGGCTCGCGGCGGGTGAAGTCGTGTGCCAGTGGCCCGGGGCGGTGGAGCACTGGCGCTTCGACGCGGAACGGCCCACCACGCACCGCTGGGTGGCGATGTCGTTCGGGGAGGGTTCCGCCCCGGCCGTCGGGGCGTGGGCGGCGGAGGCGCCGCGGACGGCGGCGGAGAGCCCGGCGTTGCGGGCGCTGTCCGCGGCGGGGCTCGCGCTGCGGGGCGATGGGTCCGCGGGCGCGTCGGCGGCGCGGCTCCGCCTCGCGGCGGCGAGCCTCCGCGGCTTCCTCGAGGGCGGCGCGGCCCGCGGCGTCGGAGCCCACGAGGACGCCCGGCTGCCGCCGGCGCTGCGCGCGATGCAGGCCCACATCGCCGCGCACGCCGCCGAGCCGACGTCGCTTGCCGACCTCGCCTCCGCCGCGCACGTGACGCCCAGCCACCTCGTCCGCCTCAGCCGCGAGCACCTCGGCGTGACCCCGGTTGCGCTGCTGTGGGAGACCCGCGTCCGCCGCGGGCTCGACCTGCTGAAGAACACCGGCCTCTCGGTGGCCGAGGTCGCCGACCAGTGCGGCTTCGCGAACCCGTTCCACTTCTCGCGCCGCGTGAAGCGGGCGACGGGGAAGCCGCCGCGCGCCCTGCGGGGCTGA
- a CDS encoding phytanoyl-CoA dioxygenase family protein: MTTATSLAPPAAARLDASRPGFLTPEAAGFYHENGYLIVENALDADDVRRVLDEATAVCRGKRGAFGGQLGDHGGQTDEEVLKQYLCIHFPHKISAFLHGMLSTPAMVETLTGVIGPDVKCMQSMLFIKAAGKPGQAWHQDEDYIPTRDRSLCGGWIALDDATTENGCLWVLPGSHRRGVLYPQAVQEDRRFDCAEESTGFPWSEEDAVPVEVKAGSIVFFNGYLLHRSLPNTATAGFRRVLVNHYMSATSLLPWTANLQEHDTFLDHNRTVAKADARDVVMIAGEDPYAWMGTRDVNRPHVRPSGEGGCAKEQKPGRAVGDG, encoded by the coding sequence ATGACCACCGCCACTTCGCTCGCCCCGCCCGCCGCCGCCCGCCTCGACGCCTCGCGACCGGGCTTCCTCACGCCCGAGGCCGCCGGCTTCTACCACGAGAACGGCTACCTCATCGTTGAGAACGCGCTCGACGCGGACGACGTCCGCCGCGTGCTCGACGAGGCGACGGCCGTGTGCCGCGGGAAACGCGGCGCCTTCGGCGGCCAGCTCGGCGATCACGGAGGACAGACCGACGAGGAGGTGCTCAAGCAGTACCTCTGCATCCACTTCCCGCACAAGATCTCGGCCTTCCTCCACGGCATGCTCTCCACGCCGGCGATGGTCGAGACGCTCACCGGCGTCATCGGGCCCGACGTGAAGTGCATGCAGTCGATGCTGTTCATCAAGGCCGCCGGCAAGCCCGGCCAGGCCTGGCACCAGGACGAGGACTACATCCCCACCCGCGACCGCTCGCTGTGCGGCGGCTGGATCGCCCTCGACGACGCCACCACCGAGAACGGCTGCCTGTGGGTGCTGCCCGGCTCGCACCGCCGCGGCGTCCTCTACCCGCAGGCCGTGCAGGAGGACCGCCGCTTCGACTGCGCCGAGGAGAGCACCGGCTTCCCCTGGAGCGAGGAGGACGCCGTGCCGGTGGAGGTGAAGGCCGGGTCGATCGTGTTCTTCAACGGCTACCTGCTGCACCGCTCGCTGCCGAACACCGCGACCGCCGGCTTCCGCCGCGTGCTGGTGAACCACTACATGAGCGCGACCTCGCTCCTGCCCTGGACGGCCAACCTCCAGGAGCACGACACCTTCCTCGACCACAACCGCACCGTGGCCAAGGCCGACGCCCGCGACGTCGTGATGATCGCCGGCGAGGACCCGTACGCCTGGATGGGCACCCGCGACGTCAATCGCCCGCACGTCCGCCCCAGCGGCGAGGGCGGCTGCGCGAAGGAGCAGAAGCCCGGCCGCGCCGTCGGCGATGGCTGA
- the dprA gene encoding DNA-processing protein DprA, translating into MDDPGDARPDKAAEVLAVLTLLLTPGLGRVKLRAGLGHFGSAAAAAASADWSRVPGVGERAAGNLGRALAATRAAGRAEAELAAAAAVGAEAVLLEDLPFALQRTPDAPPLLFVRGRFVVEDALAVGVVGSRACSAYGREQAARFAAHAADAGMTVVSGGARGIDGEAHRAVLRRLELGGRGRTVAVLGSGLGKPYPAEHAGMFEEIVDRGGVVCSELPVGTPPSKQSFPARNRIISGLSLGILVVEAADRSGASITARLASDEHGRVVMAIPGRLSDPSSAGCHRMIREGATLVSSPPEMLDALGEAGQRLQEELEARGDLAPDASADAEPIAVASLTELQKRVVAALPERGGAGVDALAAATGLPAASLFGELTVLELRGVITKSSAGFRQRG; encoded by the coding sequence ATGGACGATCCCGGGGATGCTCGGCCGGACAAGGCCGCGGAGGTGCTGGCGGTTCTGACGCTGCTGCTGACGCCGGGGCTGGGCCGGGTGAAGCTGCGGGCGGGGCTGGGCCACTTCGGATCCGCCGCCGCGGCCGCCGCGAGCGCGGACTGGTCGCGCGTGCCGGGGGTCGGCGAGCGCGCCGCCGGGAACCTGGGCCGGGCGCTCGCGGCGACGCGGGCGGCCGGGAGGGCGGAGGCGGAGCTGGCGGCCGCCGCGGCGGTGGGTGCGGAGGCGGTGCTGCTGGAGGACCTGCCCTTCGCCCTGCAGCGGACGCCGGACGCGCCGCCGCTGCTGTTCGTCCGCGGCCGCTTCGTGGTGGAGGATGCGCTCGCGGTGGGCGTGGTCGGCTCGCGGGCCTGCTCGGCCTACGGCCGCGAGCAGGCGGCCCGCTTCGCCGCTCATGCGGCCGATGCGGGCATGACCGTGGTCAGCGGCGGGGCCCGCGGCATCGACGGCGAGGCGCACCGGGCGGTGCTGCGGCGCCTGGAGCTCGGAGGCCGCGGCCGCACGGTGGCCGTGCTCGGCTCGGGCCTGGGCAAGCCCTACCCCGCCGAGCACGCCGGGATGTTCGAGGAGATCGTCGACCGCGGCGGCGTCGTCTGCTCGGAGCTGCCGGTGGGCACGCCGCCCTCGAAGCAGAGCTTCCCGGCACGCAACCGGATCATCAGCGGGCTCTCGCTGGGGATCCTCGTGGTGGAGGCGGCGGACCGCAGCGGCGCCTCGATCACCGCCCGCCTCGCCTCCGACGAGCACGGCCGCGTCGTCATGGCGATCCCCGGACGCCTCAGCGACCCGAGCTCGGCCGGCTGCCACCGCATGATCCGCGAGGGCGCGACGCTGGTGAGCTCGCCGCCGGAGATGCTCGACGCGCTCGGCGAGGCCGGGCAGCGCCTGCAGGAGGAGCTGGAAGCCCGCGGCGACCTCGCGCCCGACGCGTCCGCCGACGCCGAGCCCATCGCCGTCGCGTCGCTGACGGAGCTGCAGAAGCGGGTCGTCGCGGCGCTGCCCGAGCGGGGCGGCGCCGGGGTGGACGCCCTCGCCGCCGCCACCGGTCTGCCGGCGGCCTCGCTGTTCGGCGAACTGACGGTGCTCGAGCTTCGCGGCGTCATCACCAAGAGCAGCGCGGGTTTCCGCCAGCGCGGATGA
- a CDS encoding lysophospholipid acyltransferase family protein, with the protein MPRDPATPQPPRPARTGGLLQRVRNRQPGEPVHRILWWQLYHALAWLWFVACYRWRAWGVRNIPDAGPVVFVSNHQSFLDPIVVGLGCHKRQFHPLARKTLWASRFYRVLTVPMNPIPVDQEAGDIKAMKACIEKLNQGHALLLFPEGARTPDGAVKGFQNGIKLILKRSDATVVPVGIAGVFEAWPIHAKLPAPTGRIGVAYGEPIPPKRLRELGPDAGLALVHERVVALHAAVHRRLGGGPR; encoded by the coding sequence ATGCCCCGGGATCCCGCCACGCCCCAGCCGCCCCGCCCCGCCCGGACCGGCGGCCTCCTGCAGCGGGTCCGCAACCGCCAGCCCGGCGAGCCGGTCCACCGCATCCTGTGGTGGCAGCTCTACCACGCCCTCGCCTGGCTGTGGTTCGTCGCGTGCTACCGCTGGCGGGCCTGGGGCGTCCGGAACATCCCCGACGCCGGTCCGGTCGTCTTTGTGTCCAACCACCAGAGCTTCCTGGACCCGATCGTCGTCGGGCTCGGCTGCCACAAGCGGCAGTTCCACCCGCTCGCGCGGAAGACGCTGTGGGCGTCGAGGTTCTACCGCGTGCTGACCGTGCCGATGAACCCGATCCCGGTCGACCAGGAAGCGGGCGACATCAAGGCGATGAAGGCCTGCATCGAGAAGCTCAACCAGGGGCACGCGCTGCTGCTCTTCCCCGAGGGCGCCCGCACCCCCGACGGCGCGGTGAAGGGCTTCCAGAACGGGATCAAGCTGATCCTGAAGCGTTCCGACGCGACCGTGGTCCCCGTCGGCATCGCCGGCGTCTTCGAGGCCTGGCCGATCCACGCGAAGCTGCCGGCGCCCACCGGGCGCATCGGCGTCGCCTACGGAGAGCCGATCCCGCCGAAGCGGCTGCGCGAGCTCGGGCCCGACGCCGGCCTCGCCCTCGTGCACGAGCGCGTGGTGGCGCTGCACGCGGCCGTCCATCGGCGGCTGGGGGGCGGGCCGCGGTGA
- a CDS encoding PhoH family protein translates to MPDRHRKHFVLDTNVLLHNSAALRLFDDNHVVIPFAVVEELDTFKKNNDDNGRAAREVIRQLDRLRKKGKLNEGIVWNDHGGTVRIAFASDGDAPPNIKLDSPDNRIIAVAWKLQEEGREAVLVTKDINVRIRTDALGVPTEDFEAQKVDADRMYRGYEEVTAPDELIDELYAEKQLELEAIEPYLVRPPEEEGGAPVPFALHANQFAHLRGTGSGSHVGLGRRLADTDHLIPIQNQRKAVHGIVARNVQQTMALDLLLDDDIPLVTLLGSAGTGKTMLALAAGMTRTVQEDRYDKLLVARPIMPMGRDIGYLPGTKDEKLGAWMQPIFDNLEYLLSRRGVGSPHAESRTSEARVENLLSQGKVVLEPLTYIRGRSIPNNFMIVDEAQNLTPHEVKTIVSRVGEGTKIVLTGDVHQIDNPYLDTASNGLAYLIERLKGHPLVGHVTLAKSERSELASLAAERL, encoded by the coding sequence ATGCCCGACCGCCACCGCAAGCACTTCGTCCTCGACACCAACGTCCTCCTGCACAACTCCGCGGCCCTGCGTCTGTTCGACGACAACCACGTGGTCATCCCCTTCGCGGTGGTCGAGGAGCTGGACACCTTCAAGAAGAACAACGACGACAACGGCCGGGCCGCCCGCGAGGTGATCCGCCAGCTCGACCGGCTGCGGAAGAAGGGCAAGCTCAACGAGGGCATCGTGTGGAACGACCACGGCGGCACGGTCCGGATCGCCTTCGCCAGCGACGGCGACGCCCCGCCGAACATCAAGCTCGACTCGCCCGACAACCGCATCATCGCGGTGGCCTGGAAGCTCCAGGAGGAGGGCCGCGAGGCGGTGCTGGTGACCAAGGACATCAACGTCCGCATCCGCACCGACGCGCTGGGCGTGCCCACCGAGGACTTCGAGGCCCAGAAGGTGGACGCCGACCGGATGTACCGCGGCTACGAGGAGGTGACCGCGCCCGACGAGCTCATCGACGAGCTGTACGCGGAGAAGCAGCTGGAGCTGGAGGCCATCGAGCCTTACCTGGTGCGGCCGCCCGAGGAGGAGGGCGGCGCGCCGGTGCCCTTCGCGCTGCACGCGAACCAGTTCGCCCACCTGCGGGGCACCGGCTCGGGCAGCCACGTCGGCCTCGGCCGCCGGCTCGCCGACACCGATCACCTCATCCCGATCCAGAACCAGCGCAAGGCCGTGCACGGCATCGTCGCCCGCAACGTGCAGCAGACGATGGCGCTGGACCTCCTGCTCGACGACGACATCCCGCTGGTCACGCTGCTGGGCTCGGCGGGCACGGGCAAGACGATGCTCGCGCTCGCCGCGGGCATGACCCGCACCGTCCAGGAAGACCGTTACGACAAGCTCCTGGTGGCCCGGCCGATCATGCCGATGGGCCGCGACATCGGCTACCTGCCCGGCACCAAGGACGAGAAGCTGGGCGCTTGGATGCAGCCGATCTTCGACAACCTCGAGTACCTGCTCTCGCGGCGCGGCGTGGGCAGCCCGCACGCCGAGAGCCGAACCTCCGAAGCCCGCGTGGAGAACCTGCTCAGCCAGGGCAAAGTCGTGCTCGAGCCGCTCACGTACATCCGCGGCCGCAGCATCCCCAACAACTTCATGATCGTCGACGAGGCGCAGAACCTCACGCCCCACGAGGTGAAGACCATCGTCAGCCGCGTGGGCGAGGGCACCAAGATCGTGCTCACCGGGGACGTGCACCAGATCGACAACCCGTACCTGGACACCGCGAGCAACGGCCTGGCGTACCTCATCGAGCGGCTGAAGGGCCATCCGCTGGTGGGGCACGTGACGCTGGCCAAGAGCGAGCGGAGCGAGCTGGCGAGCCTCGCGGCGGAGCGGCTGTAG